Proteins encoded within one genomic window of Synechococcus sp. PCC 7335:
- a CDS encoding HAD-IA family hydrolase: protein MAELKALIFDVDGTLAETERDGHRPAFNQAFVDAGLDWHWSTERYGELLEVSGGKERIRAFIESKPDFVLPEGFADLTEFVRSLHATKTKYYTQYAIEGRIPLRPGVERLLSEAREKGVRLAIATTTTPANVQALLASTLGTESLDWFEVIAAGDMVPHKKPAPDVFEYAISHLNLPAENCLAFEDTNNGLLSATQTGLKTIVTVNDYTHTQDFSKAALVISDLGEPDEPFKVVFGEVGDAQYLDIALARKICEA, encoded by the coding sequence GTGGCCGAACTCAAAGCACTGATCTTCGATGTCGATGGCACACTAGCTGAGACAGAACGTGACGGCCACCGGCCCGCGTTTAATCAAGCTTTTGTCGACGCGGGGCTCGATTGGCACTGGTCAACAGAGCGCTATGGAGAGCTGCTAGAAGTCTCGGGGGGTAAGGAGCGAATTCGCGCTTTTATCGAGTCCAAACCCGATTTCGTCTTGCCAGAAGGATTTGCTGATTTGACTGAATTCGTCCGGTCTTTGCACGCCACCAAGACAAAGTACTACACGCAGTATGCAATAGAGGGACGGATTCCTTTGCGACCAGGTGTAGAACGATTGCTGAGTGAGGCTAGAGAAAAGGGCGTGAGATTGGCGATCGCAACAACAACAACACCCGCTAATGTTCAAGCTTTGCTTGCCAGTACGCTTGGCACAGAAAGCTTAGACTGGTTTGAAGTCATTGCCGCCGGTGATATGGTTCCTCACAAAAAGCCTGCTCCTGATGTTTTTGAATACGCCATATCGCATCTGAACCTACCAGCCGAAAACTGCCTTGCTTTTGAAGATACTAACAATGGTCTGCTCTCTGCTACTCAAACAGGCCTTAAAACCATCGTCACTGTCAATGACTACACGCACACTCAAGACTTCTCAAAAGCGGCGCTAGTCATCAGTGATCTCGGTGAACCTGATGAGCCCTTTAAAGTTGTCTTTGGAGAAGTCGGTGATGCTCAGTATCTTGACATTGCTTTAGCTCGAAAGATTTGCGAAGCATAA
- the hetZ gene encoding heterocyst differentiation protein HetZ yields MKTLFERLSEELSVKTNASIRHCYEVAKRIEKEARRICMESQRIQNSGDIEGWANNLAGIRLTQCLRYADLGSTKGRIELHSSLSAIIYRYITPPQVQASYQARILLIEDFLQNFYAESINAFRRENEVALTYRPRSLLELAEYMAYTERYAKRRIHLSKGRSQQLIILRAQTFSKKQPPETAVDIQQTIEGTETARPRTASSQRLREELLTDKSRFEEEETIREQVVDQLMNYLVAKGQCDCADYFALRLNDLPTHKIEDILQITSRERDYLQQRFKYHLLKFSFVHSWELVHEWLGIELCQNLGLTPYQWTHFRTEINSIQAEILTLKQKKHSDQEISNQLNITSTQLRKQWFNLLEKAWDIRNV; encoded by the coding sequence GTGAAAACGCTTTTTGAACGACTTTCTGAGGAGCTTAGTGTAAAAACTAACGCTTCAATTCGACACTGCTATGAAGTTGCTAAGCGTATTGAGAAAGAAGCGCGTCGTATCTGCATGGAAAGTCAGAGGATCCAGAACTCCGGCGACATAGAAGGTTGGGCAAACAATCTAGCCGGCATTAGACTGACGCAGTGCTTGAGATACGCCGATCTAGGATCTACTAAGGGGCGAATAGAGCTACACAGCAGCTTAAGTGCAATTATCTATCGCTACATAACACCACCCCAAGTTCAGGCTAGCTATCAAGCTCGCATTTTGTTAATAGAAGACTTCTTGCAAAACTTTTATGCGGAAAGTATCAATGCTTTTAGACGTGAGAACGAAGTTGCTCTCACCTACCGACCTCGATCTTTGCTAGAGCTAGCTGAATATATGGCCTACACAGAGCGTTATGCCAAACGTCGAATTCATCTTTCCAAAGGTCGTAGTCAGCAATTGATTATCCTGCGCGCGCAAACCTTCTCAAAGAAACAGCCACCAGAAACCGCAGTAGATATTCAGCAAACCATTGAGGGCACAGAGACAGCCCGTCCTCGAACGGCATCTTCTCAGCGTCTGCGTGAGGAGCTATTGACTGATAAGAGCCGCTTCGAGGAAGAAGAGACAATCAGAGAGCAGGTAGTCGATCAGCTGATGAATTATCTAGTAGCAAAAGGTCAGTGTGACTGCGCTGACTATTTCGCCCTCCGTTTAAACGATCTACCTACTCACAAGATAGAAGATATTCTGCAAATCACCTCTCGAGAGCGAGACTACTTGCAGCAGCGATTCAAATATCATTTACTAAAGTTCTCTTTTGTACACAGCTGGGAACTTGTTCATGAATGGCTAGGGATAGAGCTATGTCAGAATCTGGGACTAACTCCTTACCAGTGGACACACTTTCGGACTGAAATAAACTCAATCCAAGCAGAGATTCTGACACTGAAGCAGAAAAAGCACAGCGATCAGGAAATTTCTAATCAGTTGAACATCACATCAACTCAGCTAAGAAAACAGTGGTTCAATCTATTAGAGAAAGCCTGGGATATTCGAAACGTATAA
- a CDS encoding glycosyltransferase family 2 protein, whose translation MRGKISGSFKALFKALIEALGRWGIEGWVDPWLGLWSLLFASCVANLDFHRRFQNSIRSAPRLDPLEGFPTKLPSVSVIIPAYNEVDNIAECMESVLANALPDGSQMKLIVADDESNDGTQLVADKIAENDGRVKVLTVLPRPTDQPWRGKNWACVQAAKEVEDSEYVLFIDADVRLGENAIACALTNAQTYNSDLLSCAPKLIYGCFSEWLVQPLMALLIAVGFSFEGVNDPQQLDKAAAAGPFMLFRTAAYKEIGGHAAVASIAVEDFELAKVIKASGFKLRYVLGTDAVSVRMYRSFAALWEGWTKNFYIAGGRNPFLTVASSVVIALLFVVPWLGIATSLLGLALGAPAASIALGLSVLAVALQVFMRLASARTIDEPPRYLYLSWLGGGIISVIALVSMIKTETGWGWTWKGRSLAAKASPIAET comes from the coding sequence ATGCGTGGCAAAATCAGCGGGAGTTTCAAAGCATTGTTCAAAGCATTGATAGAAGCGTTAGGACGGTGGGGTATCGAAGGGTGGGTTGATCCCTGGTTGGGACTATGGAGTCTACTGTTCGCGAGCTGCGTTGCAAACTTAGACTTTCATCGGCGCTTTCAAAACTCTATTCGCAGTGCGCCTCGACTTGATCCGCTAGAGGGCTTTCCGACCAAGCTACCAAGTGTGAGTGTCATTATCCCGGCTTATAACGAGGTAGACAACATCGCAGAGTGCATGGAATCAGTACTGGCAAATGCGCTACCGGATGGTTCACAGATGAAGCTGATTGTGGCAGATGATGAGTCGAACGATGGCACCCAACTGGTCGCAGACAAGATTGCTGAAAACGACGGTCGAGTGAAGGTGCTCACGGTGCTGCCGCGCCCTACTGATCAGCCCTGGCGCGGTAAAAACTGGGCCTGCGTGCAGGCAGCTAAGGAAGTGGAAGATAGCGAATATGTCTTGTTTATTGATGCGGATGTCCGGTTAGGTGAGAATGCGATCGCCTGCGCCTTAACTAACGCTCAAACCTACAATAGCGATCTCCTTAGCTGTGCTCCTAAGCTTATCTACGGATGCTTTTCAGAGTGGCTGGTTCAGCCCCTAATGGCGCTACTGATTGCAGTCGGGTTCAGCTTTGAAGGTGTAAACGACCCGCAGCAGCTTGATAAGGCAGCAGCAGCAGGACCATTTATGCTGTTTCGGACAGCCGCATACAAAGAGATTGGTGGACACGCAGCCGTTGCCAGCATTGCAGTAGAAGATTTTGAACTCGCGAAGGTAATCAAAGCAAGTGGGTTTAAACTACGCTACGTCCTAGGGACTGATGCTGTGAGCGTTCGGATGTATCGTTCGTTCGCAGCTCTATGGGAAGGATGGACAAAAAATTTCTATATCGCTGGGGGACGCAATCCATTTTTGACAGTGGCTTCATCTGTTGTGATCGCTCTTCTTTTTGTGGTGCCCTGGCTTGGCATTGCAACCAGTCTACTGGGACTTGCTCTAGGTGCGCCCGCTGCTAGCATCGCACTGGGGCTTTCGGTTTTGGCAGTGGCGCTTCAGGTGTTTATGCGCCTGGCATCGGCTCGAACCATTGATGAGCCACCAAGATATCTGTATTTAAGCTGGTTAGGAGGAGGGATTATCAGCGTGATTGCCCTCGTTTCGATGATCAAAACAGAGACAGGTTGGGGATGGACTTGGAAGGGGCGATCGCTCGCCGCAAAGGCATCTCCAATCGCCGAAACTTAG
- a CDS encoding aspartate aminotransferase family protein has protein sequence MPEKPGFESTEFDQNVMATYARFPIAMERGERCRLWDLEGREYLDFVAGIATCALGHSHPAMIKAGNAQLQKLQHVSNLYYIPEQGALAQWLIDHSCADRVFFCNSGAEANEGAIKLARKYGHTKLGIEAPIVITAKSSFHGRTLATVTATGQPKYQKNFNPLMPGFYYVPYNDIEALKAAIEELDADQRQVAAVMLEPMQGEGGVCPGNPVYFKQVRQLCDELGILLILDEVQVGMGRTGNLWGYQTVGVEPDVFTSAKALGGGIPIGAILTKSHCDVLRPGEHGSTFGGNPFACGVAMAVCQTLEQENVLENVRSRGKQLRKGLKAIVNKYPNLCKGVRGWGLINGLVLNPDSDIAAIDIVKAALEKGLLVLPAGTQVVRLVPPLIVTADDVDKALSLIDETLAGLSK, from the coding sequence ATGCCAGAAAAACCTGGCTTTGAATCAACCGAATTTGACCAAAATGTGATGGCGACCTATGCTCGCTTTCCAATTGCGATGGAGCGCGGCGAAAGATGTCGTCTATGGGATTTGGAAGGGCGTGAGTATCTTGATTTTGTAGCGGGCATTGCTACTTGTGCGCTGGGTCATTCTCATCCGGCGATGATCAAAGCGGGAAATGCGCAATTGCAGAAGCTTCAGCATGTCTCGAATCTGTATTACATTCCTGAGCAAGGAGCACTCGCACAGTGGCTAATTGATCATTCTTGTGCCGATCGCGTATTCTTCTGTAATTCAGGTGCAGAAGCGAATGAAGGCGCTATTAAGCTGGCCCGCAAGTATGGACACACTAAGCTAGGAATAGAAGCGCCTATCGTAATTACGGCGAAATCAAGCTTTCATGGGAGAACGCTAGCCACCGTCACGGCGACCGGACAGCCTAAGTATCAGAAGAACTTCAACCCCTTGATGCCTGGATTTTACTATGTGCCGTACAACGATATAGAGGCGTTGAAAGCCGCTATAGAAGAGCTTGATGCCGACCAGCGTCAGGTTGCGGCTGTGATGCTTGAGCCGATGCAAGGGGAAGGCGGTGTTTGTCCTGGTAATCCCGTGTATTTTAAGCAGGTGCGGCAGCTCTGTGATGAGCTAGGGATTTTGCTGATTCTAGATGAGGTACAAGTAGGGATGGGCCGTACAGGTAATCTGTGGGGCTATCAAACGGTCGGGGTAGAACCTGACGTATTTACCTCTGCTAAGGCGCTAGGAGGCGGTATTCCGATTGGAGCGATTCTGACGAAGAGTCACTGCGATGTGCTGCGCCCTGGGGAACATGGAAGTACATTTGGGGGAAATCCCTTTGCCTGTGGGGTGGCCATGGCGGTATGTCAGACACTAGAGCAGGAGAATGTGCTAGAGAATGTGCGATCGCGTGGCAAACAGCTCAGAAAAGGGCTAAAGGCGATCGTTAATAAATACCCGAACCTATGCAAAGGCGTTCGAGGCTGGGGCTTGATTAACGGCTTAGTTTTAAACCCGGATAGCGATATTGCCGCGATCGATATTGTCAAAGCCGCACTTGAAAAAGGACTGTTAGTTTTGCCAGCAGGAACACAGGTAGTTCGACTCGTTCCACCACTGATCGTGACCGCGGATGATGTGGATAAAGCGCTTAGCCTGATTGATGAAACATTAGCAGGCCTCTCCAAGTAG
- a CDS encoding sulfite exporter TauE/SafE family protein: MTISSVVLLSIAGLFSGILAGFLGIGGGTLLVPVLLQLGFESHAATATSSLAILVTSTTGSAQNWRMGYLDPKQILLLGIPAAIAGFFAALLVDGVPQYWQLFGFGLLMLSNLYLVSLKKRVIQKAQSRESKAVAAPAITPGIARTITGTISGFMAGLFGVGGGVILVPLQILLLGEGIKTAVRTSLGVIVITSIFVCIGHAIQGNIRLIEGLLLGLGGLVGVQISTRFLPRLSDRTVTQLFRALLIVLSIYTFWKAWSLYTAGIA, translated from the coding sequence GTGACCATTAGCTCAGTTGTCCTTTTATCTATAGCGGGTCTGTTTTCGGGCATTTTAGCGGGTTTCTTAGGTATCGGTGGCGGTACGTTGTTGGTGCCCGTTTTACTACAGCTTGGGTTTGAAAGCCATGCAGCAACCGCGACTAGCAGCTTAGCGATTCTGGTGACTTCTACTACCGGCAGTGCTCAAAATTGGCGGATGGGCTACTTGGACCCTAAGCAGATTTTACTGCTGGGCATACCAGCTGCGATCGCAGGCTTCTTTGCTGCCTTACTAGTAGATGGTGTGCCTCAATACTGGCAGCTATTTGGGTTTGGCTTGTTGATGCTAAGCAACCTGTACTTGGTATCGCTCAAAAAAAGAGTCATTCAAAAGGCACAGTCTCGGGAATCTAAAGCGGTGGCAGCTCCAGCGATCACCCCGGGGATAGCTCGGACGATCACTGGAACAATTTCAGGATTTATGGCAGGGCTATTTGGCGTAGGCGGCGGCGTGATCTTAGTGCCGCTGCAGATTTTGCTGCTAGGTGAAGGTATTAAAACAGCGGTTCGAACTAGCCTTGGCGTCATCGTCATCACCTCTATTTTTGTCTGTATTGGCCACGCTATCCAAGGCAATATTCGTTTAATTGAGGGGTTACTTCTGGGGCTCGGTGGTCTAGTCGGTGTGCAAATTAGCACTAGATTCCTGCCGCGACTGAGCGATCGCACCGTGACCCAGCTATTTAGGGCGCTCTTGATTGTGCTTTCTATCTACACCTTTTGGAAGGCATGGTCGCTCTACACAGCGGGCATTGCATAA
- the stpA gene encoding glucosylglycerol 3-phosphatase, with protein sequence MLHHQTVSLDHAALADYLGQSENLLIIQDLDGVCMPLVNDPLNRTLGKSYLSATTQFDEHFFILTNGEHIGQRGLQTIIESAVGGAAVAKEQRLYLPGLAAGGVQWQDRSGEVSHPGVDQTELDFLTEVAERIERTLDDFLKAQHSFSEAERTRLVKASVLDNVASPTANLNSLYQAIVGELETTHSSDIDRFVQLQQHIVTLMEELLQEAEAAGLADQFFVHYAPNLGRDGFVHEAVWFADAQTAGTTDFQFMLRGAVKEAGVLSLLNHYFFVHTGHYPLGVDFNARQAPRSLDDMLKLVVQNFERSLMPTIVGVGDTVTSQAVEQNGKLEFKRGGSDRNFLQLIQNIGQATETPTLQVFVDSSGGELRNRRPVKLGTNNEGSPIVLDGIGDPRDESDPLTINVVFPNGPEEYCQMFQSAAGKRKK encoded by the coding sequence ATGCTACATCACCAAACAGTTTCCTTAGATCATGCTGCTTTAGCAGACTATTTAGGCCAAAGCGAGAACTTACTAATCATTCAAGATCTAGACGGCGTCTGTATGCCTTTGGTGAACGATCCGCTGAATCGGACCCTTGGCAAAAGCTATCTAAGCGCAACAACACAGTTCGATGAGCATTTCTTCATATTGACCAACGGTGAGCATATCGGCCAGCGCGGACTACAAACTATCATCGAGAGCGCAGTCGGTGGCGCAGCCGTAGCAAAAGAACAAAGGCTTTATCTGCCAGGACTAGCAGCTGGCGGTGTGCAATGGCAAGATCGTAGTGGCGAAGTCAGTCATCCAGGGGTTGATCAAACTGAGCTAGATTTTCTAACGGAGGTGGCTGAACGCATTGAACGGACGCTAGACGATTTTTTGAAGGCACAGCATTCTTTCTCAGAAGCTGAACGAACACGACTTGTAAAGGCATCTGTTTTAGATAACGTCGCTTCGCCAACTGCGAACCTTAATTCTCTCTACCAGGCAATAGTAGGTGAGTTAGAAACTACCCATAGCTCAGATATCGATCGGTTTGTTCAGCTTCAGCAGCATATTGTGACTTTAATGGAAGAACTGTTGCAAGAAGCAGAAGCCGCTGGACTAGCCGATCAGTTCTTCGTTCACTATGCACCAAATCTTGGGCGCGACGGATTTGTTCACGAGGCAGTCTGGTTTGCCGATGCCCAAACGGCAGGTACGACCGATTTTCAGTTCATGCTGCGAGGCGCGGTTAAAGAAGCTGGGGTGCTGTCACTGCTAAACCACTATTTCTTCGTACATACTGGGCATTACCCATTAGGGGTAGATTTCAACGCCAGACAAGCACCGCGATCGCTCGATGACATGCTCAAGCTAGTCGTTCAAAATTTTGAGCGATCGCTTATGCCTACGATTGTAGGGGTAGGCGATACAGTGACTAGTCAGGCCGTAGAACAAAATGGCAAGCTAGAATTCAAGCGAGGGGGAAGCGATCGCAACTTTCTTCAGCTCATCCAAAACATTGGTCAAGCTACCGAAACACCAACGCTGCAGGTATTCGTCGATAGCAGCGGCGGCGAACTTCGCAATCGTCGCCCAGTCAAACTAGGTACTAACAACGAAGGCAGTCCTATCGTATTAGATGGAATTGGCGATCCTAGAGACGAAAGCGATCCATTGACAATCAACGTAGTTTTTCCAAACGGACCAGAAGAGTACTGCCAAATGTTTCAGAGTGCGGCTGGTAAACGAAAAAAATGA
- a CDS encoding Npun_F0494 family protein yields MQYSAAVMRRAERAVRCSPFYLKLLAAMRDHSVSVPTIAEDSGAIKGYTQKPLTDVSTERELMWLASVGILRREVDGQGLTDSFRLTPLGRQLVEDWQNNGCIEKRASIADSLQNAVIRWLRLPDWLV; encoded by the coding sequence ATGCAGTATTCTGCTGCGGTGATGCGGCGTGCCGAAAGGGCCGTACGGTGCTCTCCCTTTTATCTAAAGCTACTGGCGGCGATGCGCGACCACAGTGTCAGCGTACCTACTATTGCAGAGGACAGTGGTGCTATCAAAGGCTATACGCAGAAGCCACTTACCGATGTCTCAACCGAAAGAGAACTTATGTGGCTTGCCTCAGTTGGCATCTTGCGCCGAGAGGTCGATGGCCAAGGTCTAACAGATAGCTTTCGACTGACTCCTTTGGGCCGTCAGCTTGTGGAAGATTGGCAGAACAACGGCTGCATAGAGAAAAGGGCTTCTATCGCTGACTCCCTCCAAAATGCTGTTATTCGATGGCTGAGGCTACCGGACTGGCTAGTTTGA
- a CDS encoding DNA replication/repair protein RecF encodes MFLKHLYLQNFRNYSSQSVAFGAPKTILLGDNAQGKSNLLEAVELLATLKSHRTSRDRDLVGEGKKTAHIKAQLQKELGPSELNLVLRNGGRRATILNGETLKRQQDFLGSLNAVQFSSLDIDLVRGGPGERRSWIDTLLTQLEPVYAYILQQYNQVLKQRNAFIKQHTDEENSQPFDSTQMALWDAQLVAAGTRVIRRRSRGLQRLIPLAQAWHRAISGDAEQLMITYQPNISTTVSTTGLSTEAGLSTEETLLLKDPKKDSVEDAQLDDPDHIQQVFFEKIKSRAIAEYHQRTSLAGPHRDDIDFSINHTPARQYGSQGQQRTLVLALKLAELELIEAVIGEPPLLLLDDVLAELDLKRQNQLLETIEDRFQTLITTTHLGAFDAKWLEQSQILTVHQGALLETGY; translated from the coding sequence ATGTTCCTTAAGCACCTCTATTTGCAGAACTTTCGCAACTACAGCAGCCAATCTGTAGCTTTTGGCGCACCCAAGACGATTCTGCTAGGAGATAACGCCCAGGGAAAATCTAACCTGCTAGAAGCAGTGGAGTTGCTAGCAACCTTGAAATCCCATCGAACGAGTCGTGATCGCGACTTGGTTGGAGAAGGCAAAAAGACCGCCCATATCAAAGCCCAGCTTCAAAAAGAGCTTGGCCCTAGTGAACTCAATCTAGTTCTACGTAACGGCGGGCGCAGAGCCACTATCCTCAATGGTGAAACGCTCAAGCGTCAGCAAGATTTCCTAGGCTCTCTCAACGCAGTTCAATTTTCTAGTCTAGACATCGATTTGGTGCGCGGTGGACCCGGCGAGCGACGCAGCTGGATAGACACGCTACTGACTCAGCTAGAGCCTGTCTATGCCTATATTTTGCAGCAATACAATCAGGTTCTAAAACAGCGTAACGCTTTTATCAAACAGCACACTGATGAAGAGAATAGTCAGCCTTTCGACTCTACGCAAATGGCGCTGTGGGATGCGCAGCTGGTGGCAGCTGGGACTAGAGTGATCAGGCGTCGATCGCGCGGGCTACAGCGTTTGATTCCATTGGCTCAGGCCTGGCACCGAGCGATTAGCGGTGATGCAGAGCAATTGATGATTACCTATCAGCCCAATATTTCTACGACTGTCTCTACAACAGGTCTATCGACAGAAGCAGGCTTATCGACAGAAGAGACGCTGTTGTTGAAAGACCCTAAAAAGGATTCAGTAGAAGACGCGCAGCTTGACGATCCTGATCATATTCAACAGGTTTTCTTTGAAAAGATAAAATCGCGAGCGATCGCCGAATATCATCAGCGCACCTCACTCGCTGGTCCCCATCGAGACGATATTGACTTTTCGATTAATCACACGCCCGCTCGCCAGTACGGGTCGCAAGGTCAGCAAAGAACTTTGGTTCTCGCCTTAAAGCTAGCAGAACTAGAGCTGATTGAAGCGGTGATTGGTGAACCACCGCTGCTATTGCTAGATGATGTATTAGCTGAACTAGATCTCAAGCGTCAAAATCAGCTGCTAGAAACGATTGAAGATCGATTTCAAACCCTGATTACAACGACTCATCTTGGTGCCTTTGATGCCAAATGGCTTGAGCAGTCACAGATTCTGACGGTTCATCAGGGTGCACTGCTAGAAACTGGCTACTAG
- the cobQ gene encoding cobyric acid synthase CobQ encodes MKSIMVVGTTSHAGKSMLVTALCRILSRKGWRVSPFKGQNMALNSYVSTTGAEIGYAQAVQAWAAGVSPQAEMNPILLKPQGNQTSQVVLKGRVIGTTTAQRYYEEFFSAGWQAIQESIARLGQEFDLLVCEGAGSPAEINLKHRDLTNMRVASYLKAPTILIADIERGGVFAHIVGTLELLEPDERALIKGIVINKFRGQRSILQPGIDWLEKRTGIPVIGVIPWIDEAFPAEDSLSLLERTINKAQSEITVAVIRLPRISNFTDFDALEAEPSVTVKYLSPRDPLGYPDAVVLPGTKTTIADLLILQQTGMAEALKNYAAAGGTVMGICGGFQIMGQMLADPEGLEGQEGRFNGLGLLPLRTVITNQKVARQRTVTSKYPQEGLPVIGYEIHQGKTQLVMATEEDSENTFMPIFDDRSLGIVDGEQSVWGTYLHGIFDNGPWRRAWLNRLRQQRGLGSMPTGIANYREQRDSLLTSLAVTIEEYIDLSPIIG; translated from the coding sequence GTGAAGTCAATAATGGTAGTGGGTACGACCTCCCATGCAGGTAAATCCATGTTAGTGACTGCCCTTTGTCGCATCTTAAGTCGTAAGGGCTGGCGAGTTTCTCCGTTTAAAGGCCAGAACATGGCGCTAAACTCGTATGTCAGCACTACCGGAGCTGAAATTGGCTATGCCCAAGCAGTACAGGCATGGGCAGCGGGCGTCTCACCCCAAGCGGAGATGAATCCCATTCTGTTAAAGCCACAGGGGAATCAGACTTCACAGGTTGTTCTCAAAGGGCGAGTGATTGGCACAACAACGGCTCAAAGATATTACGAAGAATTCTTTAGTGCTGGCTGGCAGGCCATTCAAGAAAGCATTGCTCGGTTAGGTCAAGAGTTTGACCTGTTAGTTTGTGAAGGTGCTGGCAGTCCTGCTGAGATTAACTTGAAGCACCGCGATCTAACAAACATGCGAGTGGCTTCTTATCTAAAGGCACCGACTATTCTCATTGCAGATATCGAGCGCGGCGGCGTCTTCGCCCATATTGTCGGTACCTTAGAGCTGTTAGAACCAGACGAACGAGCCTTAATAAAGGGCATCGTAATCAATAAGTTTCGGGGCCAACGCTCTATCTTACAGCCAGGAATCGATTGGCTAGAAAAGCGGACAGGAATCCCGGTGATTGGAGTTATCCCATGGATTGACGAGGCCTTCCCCGCAGAAGATTCGCTTTCTTTACTAGAGCGAACGATTAACAAAGCTCAATCTGAAATTACGGTAGCTGTGATTCGACTGCCGCGCATCTCCAACTTCACCGATTTTGATGCGCTAGAAGCTGAGCCTTCGGTGACCGTTAAATATTTGTCGCCACGCGATCCATTAGGCTATCCAGATGCCGTGGTCTTGCCGGGGACAAAAACAACAATTGCCGACCTGTTGATCCTACAGCAAACTGGGATGGCAGAAGCCCTGAAAAACTATGCCGCGGCGGGCGGTACGGTTATGGGCATTTGTGGCGGATTTCAGATCATGGGACAGATGCTAGCTGACCCTGAAGGCTTAGAAGGTCAAGAAGGCCGGTTTAACGGATTGGGGCTGTTGCCACTGCGGACCGTCATCACCAATCAAAAGGTCGCTCGACAGCGGACAGTGACCTCTAAATATCCGCAAGAAGGGTTACCGGTCATCGGCTATGAAATTCATCAGGGAAAAACTCAGCTCGTGATGGCAACCGAAGAAGATAGCGAGAATACATTCATGCCAATATTTGATGATCGCAGCTTGGGTATTGTCGATGGTGAACAGTCAGTATGGGGCACCTATCTACACGGCATCTTTGATAACGGGCCTTGGCGACGGGCGTGGCTAAATCGGTTACGACAGCAGCGTGGGTTAGGCTCTATGCCCACAGGAATTGCTAATTACCGAGAACAGCGTGATAGTTTGCTTACTAGCTTAGCTGTCACCATTGAAGAATACATCGATCTATCACCGATCATAGGCTGA